GTATCGCGATATTCCGCATGCGGAAACCGCTTGGCGATTTCAAGTTCCATCGCATCGCGCCCGGCCATGGCAACATCAATCTCACGCACGCCTTCCCTGATCGCATCGCGGATGGCATAGCCACCAACATCGGCGACCTGCGCCCCATGGCGGATCAGGGCAATTTCGGCGGCTGATTTATGCATGCGCTGGCGCATGGTGGCGGGTGCGATGTCCTGCGTGCTGGCGGGTTTCAGGAATTCATCCATCAACGCCTTTTGCACAAGGCTCAGGTGATCGCCCTCATAACCAATCACCTTGCCCGGCCCGGTGACGGACAGGATCGCGCGCCAGTAATTGTTTCGCGCCCAATCGGTATAGGTGATGTTATCGCCATGGCATCGCCGCCACGGTTGGGCGGCATCAATCCCGGCACTGATCGTGACACTTTCGGATGCGGTGACGACAAGCCCGTAAGGCCGGCCAAAGGCGCAATAGAGGAAGCCTGAATAATAGGCGATGTTATGCATGGAAGTGAAAACACAGGCCTCAACACCGGTGTCATTCATGATCTTGCGCAAGCCCGCAAGACGGGCATCATATTCGGCCGCCTCAAACGGCAGCACGCGGTCACCTTGGTGAAAACGGTAAAATTCCGGGCGATCCATAAGCGCGTTCCCTTTTTTACGCGTTGCGCATGCAAAGGGACAAAGACCTCCCCCTGTCATGACAACGACAAAGCAAGATCCCGGCGTTCAGGATATGTATGGTGATGGATTGGGCGCGTGCTTCTGATCGTTCTCACGCTGGCGACGCCATCGCCTGCCCACCGAGACATATTGAGAGATGGGCGCAAGTTGGCAAGCAAAATCTGCATCGCCATATCATTGATCACAGTCACCCGCCGCGCGTTCGGATATGGTCGCGGTCATCACATCTCTTACCAGCGGCGTTACCATACGTTCGTATGATAAATCTGGCGATTTAAAGTACTTTATTAACGGCTTGGCGCTTTACTGTCAGAGAATAAGCAAAAACCGCGAGCAATAACGGATATTCGGCGTGGCAGAAGAAAACGACGACAACGAACAAGGCGGCAGGACAGCAGCCAACGCAGCGATGAAACGCATCGCCGAAAAGGAACTGCGCGAGATCCGCAAACGTCAGCGCCGCAAACGCATGATCGTGTTCGGCCTGAGCTTCTCTCTGCTGTTCCTTGCCATCTTCGGCAGCCTGTTTACCATCAAGTCCAACCTTGATCTCAGCCGCAACATGGTCCGCAGCCCCGAAGTCCGTATTCTGGGCTATGACGGTGCGCTGCTTGAAACCATCAAGGGCCACTATAGCCAGGATGTCTCGCTGACTACTTTGCCCGAACGGGTTCAGAACGTTTTTGTCGCCGCCACCGATCCGACGTTTTTTGATCATCTGGGGGTTTCGGGTGCGGATGTCGCGCGCATGTTCAGCACCGAAAATGCGCCTGGCTCAACCATCACGATGAAGGTCGCGCGCAGCTTTTTCAAAACCAAGGACAGCGGCCCCGGCCGCCACATCCAGGAATTTCTTGTCGCCCTTTGGCTGGAATGGAGTTTCAGCAAGAAAACCATTTTGCGAAGCTACCTTGAACGCGCCTATGTCGGGCGCGGCATCTTTGGCATCTCGGCGGCATCGCGTCTTTGGTATGGCGGGCCTGCCGAACGCATGACCCTGCATCAGGCCGCCGTTCTGGCCGCCGCCATCAGCGACCCTGAAACCTTCAATCCACTGTTTTATCCGCGCGAAACCGCCGAAGAAGCCAACAAGATCTTGGCCCGTCTTGCACAGTACAAGTTTATCGAGGCTGATCGCGTGTCGGCCCTGACCTTGCTCGAACCGAAACTCGATGTGCAGTACGAGGAAAACGTCCTGTCGGGCTATGTCGTTGATATGGTGCTCGAAGAAGTCGCCGATATTGTCGGCTACAGCAGCCGTGACATTGATGTGCTCACCAGCATCGACTGGAAAATTCAAAATCTGGCACAGGAAATTGTGCCGGAAATCGCCGAACTGCGCTTCAAGCCGCGCGGGGCGTCACAGACGGGATTGCTGTCCATCAGCCCCGAAGGCCGCATTCGCGCCCTGATCGGCGGACTGAATTATTCACCGTTCCAGCGCAACCGCGTCACCGACGTCCGCCATTCGCCCGGGCGGATGATCAAGATCGCGACCTATTACTATGCGCTCAATGAAAACAGCGATCCGGCCCAATGGGTGCGCGATAACCGCATGGCGGTGGGCGGCTGGCGTCCGATCAACCCGGATCACGACTATATGGGCATGATTTCACTGCGCGAGGCATTTGTGCGTGATGTCAACACGGTGCCAACCAACCTTGCCGATCACTTTGGTCTGTTGAATGTCCGCCAATATGCCCACAATATCGGCATCAAAAGCCCGTTATCGAGTGATATCAGAACCGTCGTCGGCCTTGATCCGGTAACGATCACTGACATCACCGCCATTCATGCCCTGCCGCAAAACTCCGGCAAACCACCCCAGATGACCCTGATCAACCGGGTGTCCTATACGGGTGATAATAGCACCCCCCCGGTTTATCAGCGGGTCGAGGAAGTGCAGGAAAAACGCCTGACCGACGAAGGGATTCAGGCGTCCTACGTTTTGTTTGCCAGTGTCACCGACCCGCAAGTGCGTCTGGATCGTCCGTTTGCCGGCTATGGCACGGTGGCCGGTGGCCGCACCGATGCATGGTATGTCGGGTTCTCGTCCGATCTGATCACAACCGTCTGGGCGGGGAATGACAATCGGTCACAGATGGATGTCCGCGGCGAGGTAGAACTTGCGTCTTTGTGGCGGTTATTTATGCTGGAAGCGCATGATGGTTTACCCATCCGTTCCATGGTCCGTGCATCGTCTGAACGCCGTCGCGCAGGCGATGGCGTCAAGGATCTGTGGAAAATGGGTCAAGTTGACAGTGCAAGCGGACAATAACGGATAAAACCGTCGCAAAACGGGGAGACGGGGGACTCCCTCCTCGGTTGGGACATAAAAATTGAAATTCGCCGGAAAATGCGGCGCTATCGCCTGTCAGACGCACTTTGGGGTTGTGCGGATATGACGGGCAATTTGGCGTGTGCACGGCCCGGACCAGACCGATAGGTGCTTTTGTGGCCCAAAGAGAATTCAAAAGGAAAAAGAGCGTCCGTAAAGGCGCAACAGGTTCCAAAAAGCCGAAAAAGCGCGTCAGCAGTTCGGGCAAGAAAGGCGGCAGTCTTTTTGCCCGTCTGGGCGATATGATTCCGGGGCCCGAAGCCATTGCCAAATTCATCGTGCTCGGCTCGATCTGGGTCATGGTTCTGGGCGGCGGGGTTGTTGCCTATTACGGATATGGTCTGCCCGACAAGGTCAGCTTTGATGTCGCCAGCGAACGCAAACCGTCGATCCGTGTGATCAGTATTGATGGCCAAAACCTCGCGGCCTATGGCAATCGCTATGGCAACCCGGTCGAGGTCCGCGATCTTCCCGACTATGTCGGTCAGGCGTTTGTTTCCATCGAAGACCGCCGGTTTTATGACCATTTCGGGATTGATATTGTCGGTATCACGCGTGCTGCCTGGACCAACCTGACGGCTGGGCGCATTGCCGAGGGCGGCAGCACCATCACCCAGCAGCTGGCCAAAAACCTGTTCCTGTCACCGGAACGCTCCTTTGGCCGCAAGATCGAAGAAGTGCTTCTGGCCCTCTGGCTGGAATTCAAATTCGATAAGCAGCAAATCCTCTCGCTTTATCTCAACCGGATTTATTTCGGCTCGGGCGTCTATGGCATTGATGCCGCCGCCCGGCATTATTTCGGCACCGATCCTAGGCGTCTCAACCTGTATGAAGCCGCCGTTCTGGCTGGCCTGCCCAAGGCACCAAGTCGCTATAACCCGATGGTCGATCCGAAACTTGCGGCCGAACGCGCCAATGTCGTGCTGGAAGCCATGGCATCGACCGGTGCGCTGACCAAGGCACGCGCCGAACGCGCCAAACAGACCCGGGTGCGCACCGCACGTGCTGCACAGGCAGGGCCGGGGGTGCGCTATTTCACTGATTGGGTACTTGATCGTGTGAAAGATTATGTCGGCTATGTCGATCAGGATCTTCTGGTTTATACCACGCTTGATTCCCGTCTTCAGGCCATCGCCGAAGAAAACCTTCTGCGTGCGCTCGCCAGTAACGGGGCCAAGGAACACCATGTCGGGCAGGCCGCCCTTCTGGCGATGACGCCCGATGGGGCCGTCCGCGCTATGGTCGGTGGCCGTGATTATTATGAAAGCCAGTATAACCGCGTGACACAGGCCCGCCGTCAACCGGGCTCGGTGTTCAAGCTGTTTGTCTATCTCGCCGGGCTTGAAAACGGTTTTGGCTCGAACGACTGGATGCGTGACGGGCCGATTGTTATTGATGGCTGGGAGCCGCGCAACTTCGACCGCAAGCACCACGGCACCATGTCGATCCGCGATGCGGTGGCAACCTCGAACAACTCGATCGCGGTCCAGCTCTCGCTTGAAGTCGGCCTCGACAAGGTCATCAAAAAGGCGCGTGACATGGGTGTGTCTTCGGAACTCAAACCGGAACCAAGCCTGGCGCTCGGCACCAGCGAAGTCTCGATGCTGGAACTGACCGGTGCCTATGCGATTGTTGCCAATGGTGGCTTTGCCGTCTTCCCGCACGCAGTCAGCAAGATTACCGGCAAGGGTGGCGAAGTGCTCTATGAACGCTCTGACGACTTCCCGGTCCGTCTGATGAACCCGCTGCATGCCGGGGAAATGAACAACATGCTGGCCGCCGTGGTGTCCAAGGGCACGGGGCGCAACGCCATCATCGACCGCCCCTCAGCCGGCAAGACCGGTACGACATCGGATTACCGCGATGCCTGGTTCATCGGCTACAGCTCCGATCTGGTCGCCGGAATCTGGATGGGCAATGACGATGGCAGCCCGATGGATGAACAGGTCACCGGCGGTGCCCTTCCGGCCGCACTCTGGCGCGACTTCATGCTGCACGCCCACCAAAACATCCCGGTCCGATCCCTTGGCAAGGCCGCACTCGCGCGCTCCAAAAAGATCGGCGAAGACGACAGCTGGCGCGACTTCACCGCCGGCTACAGTTCGGGCAACACCAAGCAGTAAGGCACCTCAACTGTCTTTGACGAAATCACAGGCGGTCTTCGGGCCGCCTGTTTTCGTTCAAACTCTTATGGCCTATCTACAGCCTATCCGTCATTCCCGCGAAGGCGGGAATCCACTATGGTTGCAGCATTATATGAATTGCAAGGCAGCGCTTTTCTCTGTTTGGAATGAGATTTTTGATCAACTCTAAAGTTTAATTTGAGGTATCTGGAAAGTCATTTTTAAATGAGGCAATCATTGAAAAAGATATTGTTATTTTTCGTTATTTTGTCGTCAGTCATTTTTTCCTATATGGATTTCAATAAAATCCATGAATTAAATGATCTTTATTCATGGTTTATAATTGGATGTATTAGTTTCATTGGTGGAATTTTATCCGTATTGATTTTTGATGGGGCAATTAAGGACGAAAAGTATCGAGCCGGGATCGTAGACGTTATGGGTAAATACGCAGGGGGTCTTGCCAGAAATGTTTTTATGCTCTGTTTCGGCTTGATGATCATTGCGATTATAATATTCAGAATGGACGATTATAGATTTTTTGTTATTTATTTTGCATTTGGAGTGTCTTTTTATGGATATTCCTTGTTCTACAAATTTTCATCTAAACATTAGAAATATTGTTATAATTTTATTTGTAAATTCTAATAAATATTGAACGTATTCTAGCTGCAGAATTTTCTGCTCACGCGGGTCTTCAACGCAACCAGTTCACGGGAAACCCGAGATTTGTTGATAAAATTGCCAGCATTATCGGCAGACGCCTTGAACAAAGAGCGCTGGGACGATCGCGCAAAAACATTGAAGCTTTTGACGACCAAAATAGATCTGTCCCCTTTTTCTTTTTACTGGAATATGCTCTCGGGTCGATAGTTGCGGTATCGGGATGAGATTTTAAGAGAAAGGTGACTGGTTTGTTCGGACGTTTGTTTGCTGCGCTGTTAGTTATCTCCATTACTTTGCCGGGGGAGGCTCAATCTGAGGAGCGCTATGTGAATCTCGAAGGACAAGAAATGAAGTTGGGTGACTTATATGATCATCCTGACGAGTTTGGCGGATTTTACGGGGTTTATGGAGGAGGTGTTTCCTATTTTCTTCTTGGTTTAATAAATGGATTGGTGTTGGGCGAAGGAGAGGTTTCTCTAGATGATAATGGTGGGAAATATGTTATATGGTTTTCAAAAAGTGAATTGGATTATAAAAACCTAATATCTTCTCTGGGAGGAAATGAAGATTTAAAGCGTGGAAATATTGATGATTTTGTGAGTTCAAACAGGTCTTGCGCAATTGTTGGTCTTTCTGATGTGGACGGTATGATTGTAAATTTTTCGATGGTTGTTACAGACGGTAGTTATTATAATTATTACACATGTTTGGTTAGTTATTTTAAAAAATACTCTAAGTTATTTAGATAAATCTAGTGGGGTCGTTTTTTCAACTATTTCAATAGGTGTGTTTGATTTTCTGAAAGGAAAAAGGCGACAGATTTATTTTCTTCTTTCCAGTGAAACCACAAAAAAAGACCGGCATCGATAAACGAGCCGGTCTTCAAGTTGGCTTGCTATGACCACATCAGGGGGGATGTGGCCGGGAGTTTCTCACCTGTCAGAACCCCGTGGGTGCAGCATCGGGTTGGGAGACATTCTACTGCGGGGTACCAACTGACGGTGCGGGGTGGCGCGTCGTCATGGTGAGATCAGGCTGCAGCAGCCTGATTGGTGAGCGCTTCGAGGAAGTCCAGGCATTCCTCGATCTGCGAAATTTCAATGAACTCGTTGGGCTTATGGGCCTGCTCGATGCTGCCGGGGCCGCAAATGATCGACGGGATGTTGCCCTGTTTTTCAAACACCCCACCTTCCGAGCCATAAGACACCTTGCCGGAAATCTCAGGGATGATGTTGCTGACATAGCAAAACGCTTCCGCATCCGTGCAATCACCCATCCCCGGATAGGAAAAGATCTTCTCGAATGTGAAGCCGGTGTCGTCTGCCTTGGCCTTCATTTCGGCATCAAGGGTGTCCATGATGGTCTTTTGCAGATCGGCAATCACCGCTTCGGCGTCATGGTCGGGCAGATGGCGAATTTCAAAGGTAAACTCGCAATATTCCGGGGTGACGTTGGTCGCGGTACCACCACTGATCGTGGTCGTCAGCATCGTGCTGTGCGGCACGGTGAAATCGGCGTCAAACGGGCCGTTTTGTTCGAATTCACGGGCCTTGTCGGCAATCAGGTTGATCGCGCGCGCGCCATATTCAATGGCATTGACGTGATCAGGCGCAAACGAACTGTGTCCTGCCGTACCCGTCACGCCAACCCGCATGGAATATTTGCCCTTCTGGCCGTTAATCACCTTCATGTTGGTCGGCTCGCCAATCACCGCCAGACGCGGTGGCGTGTCCATCTTCGCCAGATGATCGACCATTGATCCAACACCGATGCAGCCGACTTCCTCGTCATAGGACAGGCAAAGATGAAACGGAATTTCAAGGTCGCGTTTGACCAGTTCCGGGATCATCGCCAGCGCACAGGCCGAAAAGCCCTTCATGTCGGCTGAGCCGCGACCAAACAGCTTGCCATCCCGCTCGGTCAGCTCAAACGCCGGGCTGACCCAGGTGGTCTCAAGGGCGGGTACCACATCGGTATGACCCGAAAGCGCAATGCCCGGAACCCCTTTGGGGCCGATGGTCGCCAGAAGGTTGGCTTTCTGCCCGGTTTCATCATGGAACAGCGTGGACTCAATGCCGTATTCCGCCAGATAGTCACGGACGAAATGGATCAGACCGAGATTGGAGTTTTTGCTCGTCGTGTCGAACGCCACCAGTTTGCCAAGCAGATCGATGGCATGATGAAGGCGGGACATGTTTGGTTTGGACATTTTTATCTTCTTGTTTGGGTCAGGACGCGGATGCGTTGGTGGCATCGCGCTTGTCGCGCCATTTCTTCCATTCGCGGCGAATGGTCAGAATGACGAACAGAACGGTCAGGGCAAAGAAGCCCCATGAAATCCATGACTGGAAGAAGACACCAAGATCACCGCGCGAAATCGCAAGCGAGCGGCGCATATTGTCTTCAAACATCGGGCCAAGGATAAAGGCGATCAGGAACGGGGCGGCCGGGATGTTGAGCAACATCATGGCAAAGCCAACCACACCCATCACCAGAAGGACGGTGACATCAAACGGGCTCGCCCCGATGGAATAGATGCCATAAACGCACAGGATCAGAATGCAGGGCAAAAGCAGCGTCTGGGGAATGCGCGAAATCTTGGTAAAGGCACCGGCTGTTGCCTTGCCAGCAACAAACAGGAACACCGAACTAAACAGGATGCCGATAAACAGCGCATAGACATCGCCCAGATTGTTCTGAAACAGAAGCGGGCCGGGGGTCAGGCCATGGATCATGAACGCACCCAGCATGACACCGGTAATCACATCACCCGGCACACCAAGGGCCAGAAGCGGGATCATGGTCGCACCGCATGCACCGTTATTGGCAGATTCGGACGCGGCAATGCCTTCGATCTCGCCTTCGCCGAACTTGTCCCCGTTTTTCGAGGTCCGGCGCGCTTCGCTATAGGAAAAGAACGCAGCCGTCGACGGGCCGATGCCCGGAATTGCGCCCAGGATCACGCCAATGATTGATCCGCGACAGATCGATTTGATCGATCCGCGAAACTCGGCAAGGGTCAGGCGGTTATCGCCCAGCTTCATCGCCGCCGCATTATCTTCCGGGCGGAACACAATCATCTTGATCAGTTCCGGCAGGGCAAACAGACCGATCAGAACCGGCACCATGCCAAGACCCGATTTCATGTCTTCGGAAAGCGCAAAGCGGAACGATCCATACATGTCTTCGCCAACGGTCGCCAAAAGCAAGCCAAGGCAGGCCGAAATGATGCCAAGAACCAGCGAACGGCCCGAAATACTTGCCACAATCGTCAGCGAAAACGCCATCAGCATAAAGAATTCCGGCGGACCAACCCGCAGCGCAAAAGTCGCCAGCGGGATGGCGAGGAAAAACAGCGAAATGTTGGAAATGAAATCGCCGATGCAGCTTGAAATCAGCGCCATGTTCAGCGCCTTGCCACCCTTGCCGGCCCGTGCCAGCGGATAGCCGTCAAGCACCGTGCAGGCGGCCGATGCCGTGCCGGGCGTCTTGATCAGGATGGCCGAGATTGATCCGCCATAGGTTGAGCCTTTATACAGCGCAACCAGAAGCAGGATGCTCGTCACCGGGGACAGATAGAACGTAAACGGAAGTGCCAGGGTGACGGCCATGGTCCCGGTCATGCCCGGGATCGCGCCAATGATCACACCGCCCCAGATTCCGGCAAACATCGCCAGGAAATTCGGTAACGTTGCCACCTCCTGAAAGGCGTAAAGCAATTCATTCCACATAACGATGAACTCTCAATCAGATCAGGGTGGTCAGGTGGGAAATGTTCGCCGACAACAGCTTGCCCTTGGGGAAGGGCGTATGCGTGACTTCGGTAAACAGCAGATACAAAAGAACCGGGAAAATGACCGCAAGGCCGATCATCCAGAACTTGCGTTCGAAATTGCCCGTCATGATGAACAGCACGCCAAGCAACAAAACCGTCGCCGGAACAAACCCGATCAGGGGCATGCCATATACAAAGGCGGCAAACACGATCAGGATACCGGCAAAACGCATCAGATGGGTCTTGTTGCCAAGGATGCGGTTGCCAAATCCTTCGACCCGGTCACGGCTGGCTTCGCGCATTTTCGGGAACGCCAGAACAAGCGCAAGAACCCCCATTACCAGTCCGATCACCGCGACCACGCGCGGCCACATATCCGGTGGCGGGGCAAAGCCCGGAATGAAAGACGGAACCTTCACATAGATCGGGATCAGAACGAACAGGATGACGGCAAAGAACACCGTTGCCACCAGTCCGGCATAGAAATCACGATTTTGGTTCATGGTTCCGTCTCGCATTAAGGTCTTTGACTAAAAACGCGGTTGCGTCTTACTGGATGTAGCCGAACTTCTTGGCCATGCCGTTATAAAGCTCGAACTGGCTTTTGACGTAGGCAGCCGGGTCTTCATCGCCGATGATCGAGGTCGAACCACGCTTCTCGGCAAGGTCAAGCCACTGCTCGTCGGTCGCAACCTGACCCAGGATCTCGGTCCATTTGGCAACGACGTCTTCCGGAAGGCCTTTGGGCGCATACAAGCCGCTCCAGCCACCAACCTGACCGGCCTGGGCATAACCCAGTTCTTTCGCGGTCGGAACATCCGGCAGGGATGCCATGCGTTTCGGCGAATAGACCATCAGCGGGCGCATCTTACCGGCTTCGATATGCGGCATCAGAGAGCCAGCAGCAATCGCCAGGAAATCAACGTGACCGCCAAGCAGGGCAGCGGCCAAAGCAGAGCCGCCTTTATATGGCACGAGGGTGGATGCGGTCAGCGGGTCAAGACCAACGTCAGACAGCAATGCCTGAACCGTAAAGCCGTCAATCGCGGTGGGGCCGGATGCGGCATAGGTGGTGGCACCGTTGCTGTCTTTGATTTTGGCAATCAGCTCGTCGATGGTCTGGATGTCGGAATTGGCGTTAACAGCCAAAATCATCGGGGTCGCTTCAAGCATGCCAAGGAAGGTGTAGGCATCCCAGCCAACCGGGCTGTCGGTATAAACGGCCGGATAAAGCGCCATGCCAACACGCGACAGCAAAAGGGTATAGCCATCCGGGTCGGCTTCGGAAACGAAGCGCGCGCCATTCATGCCGCCATTGCCGGTTTTGTTGACCACAACAACCGGCTGCCCGCCGGTATAGTTGCTTGCGGTTTCTGCCAGCGCACGGGCGGCCAGGTCAGATGCACCGCCGGCACCATAAGGTGCGACCAGCGTAATGGCTTTTTCAGGATAGGCGTCTGCCTGCGCGGTCGAAATCATGGATGTGGTTGCAAGGATTGCGGCTGCGATCCCGGCTGCTTTCTTAAGCTTGTGAAACATTTTCATGTCTCCCTGGGTGGTGGTGGCAGAATTGCCGAAGCTCAGACTGGTTTTCACTCTGTCTTTTGTTTTTGTGCCTTCTTGCATAGACAAACTATAACCGGTGACGCAAAAAATTAATTCCAGTATAACTAATTTACATACTGAACAGCGTTCTGCGGCCGAAATCCGGATTTGGGAAAGCACGATGAAACTGCGCGAACTCGAAAGCTTCAATGCCTTTATGACCCACGGTTCTGTGACGGGCGCGGCCCAGGCGATGAATATCAGCCAACCGATGGTCAGCCGGCTGTTGAACAACTTTGAAAAATCGGTCGGGTTTGAACTGTTTACCCGCAAACGCAATCAGCTGATCGCGACGTCCGAGGCCCAGCAGTTTCATGCAACTGTGCTGCGGTCGCTCAATGCGTTTCGTGAAGTTGAAACCCAGGCGCGTGCGATTGCCAATGATCAGTTAGGTGCGATCCGCATCGCCGCCCAGCCGATCTATGTTGATACCTATCTGCTTGATGTTGTTGCGAAGTTCAAACAGGCCCATCCCAAGGTTTCGATCAGTATTACCGATACGGGCCTCGAAGGGATGCTTGACATGATTGCCACCCGCCAGTGCGATCTTGGCATCGGCATTACCCTTGATCTGCAAGACCCGGATGTCGTGATCACCCCACTTGCGCAATCGCGTGCCGTCTGTCTGATGCCGGTTGATCATAGGCTGGCGAAGTTTGAAACCATCGATATCGATTTGCTGCGCGGCGAGGACTTTGTTGAACTTTCCATTGGCTCGCCCTTGCGCACCAAGATCGACTATATTTTCCAGATTGCCGGCTGGCCGCGCAAAATCGCGGTCGAGGCCCGCACCATCCGCACGATCTCGCGTCTTGTCGAGCGCAATGTCGGTATTTCGGTCAGTGACCCGTTCGCAGCCCTTCTGGTCGACACCGACAAGGTGGTCGCCCGCACCCTGACCCCGAATATCGAATGGGATGTCGCCCTGTTTACCGCGTCTCGTGAACTGAGTGCGGTGGAAAAACGGTTTCTGGCATTTTTGCGCGCCGAATTGCCAAATCTGCGCGCCAGTGGCTGTATTGTATGAGGATTTGATTTGGCCCTATTTGGGGCGATACTCCGGAATCGGCCTATTATTCACTGAATTTGAATAATGGCTCTGATTATTCATTATTTCCGGTCAAACGCCAGCTTGGCTGCAAGGCCTAAAAAGATACAGCCGGTGGCGATCTGAAAGGCGCGCGCAATCTTCTCTGATCGCGACAGAACCTGGCCAATTTTCCCGGCAAAACTGCCGACCAGACAATTGATAATCGTCCCGCCAATATTCAAAATCAGCCCGAAAATCAAAAACTGCAACAACACCGACCCGCGCGACGCATCAACAAACTGCGGAATGAACGCCAGCACAAAGACAATAATCTTTGGATTGAGCAGGTTAACCACAATCCCGTCCCGCCAGGCGGTAAAGGCGCCGGAACGCTTGGTTTGTGCGGGTTTCAGGTGCTGGTCGTGGCTTCGAAACGCGCCAATCGCCAGCCACACCAGATAGGCAATCCCGGCCCAGCGCAGCACATCAAGCGCCACCGGATGGGCCGCGACAAGCGCCGCCAGACCAAGCCCGGCCAAGGCCGTGTGGATCAGCGCACCGGTTGCAATCCCGAAGCTTGCCGCATTGCCCGCCATCGGCCCGGATTTGATGCCCTGACCCAGACAAAACAGCATGTCATTGCCCGGCGTCATGTTCAGCGCCAGGGCGGTGGGAATGAAAATCGCCAGGGTTTCCAATGGGATCAGCATGGATTACGTCCTTTGGGAGGAAATGTGAGGTTTTTCACATTTCAATATTTACGCGCTTCCAGCCCCGTAGCGATGCAGGGCTGCACCATGTTTCTTGAGCCAGTGTTGCTGTTTTTTTGACGGGCCATACAAATCATCGACCACGGCCCAGAAACGTGCGGAGTGATTAAGTTCCTGCAAATGCGCGACTTCGTGGGCGACGACGTAATCAAGCACATCTTCAGGCGCCAGCACCAACCGCCAGCTAAACGACAGATTGCCCGAGGAGGAGCAACTGCCCCAGCGCGTGCGGGTGTCTTTGAGCGAGATACGATTGACCTTTTTGTTGATCTGTTCGGCATAGGCATGGGCGCGCGGGGCGATTTCAAGCTTGGCCTGCTTTTTAAGGAAATCGGTCACCCGGCGGTTGGTATGTTCCGGCTGGCCCGACACCCAGATCACGCCGGCCTCGACCCAGACTCCGCGTTTGGCATCGGGCACGGCACGGATGGCGTGATCATGGCCCATGAAGGGAATCCAGGCACCGGGCATGAATTGCACCCGTTCGGGCAGGCGTTGCATGTGGGCTGCCACCCAATCGCCATGCTGATGGAGCATCGAAATCGCCATTTTGCGCGAAACCCCGTTGGGCACGACGATTTCGACACCGTCGAATGCCGGATCAATGCGCAATTTGAGTCGCGTCGCGCGCGCGCTTGGCCGCAATCGCACCGGCAACGGGCCGATTTTGGGCATATCGATCTCGGTTTCTTCGGTATTCTTGAGCATTCGGCGCGGATTTTTCCAAAAGAGAGGCAAAAAGTGCGATCTTTTTGTGCCTTTTTCGGGCCAAGCCCATCTTGGGTCTTGCCCCCTAGTAGTGTTTTCCTATACTCCGCGCTCAAGGTCTAGGGGCGATTTGCGACATATGGGTTGCAGCCCCGACAGGACGCAGGCGTTAGGTGCCGCGCCCTGCATTACATCGGAAGAAGAAAGGCGTCACTCC
Above is a window of Thalassospira sp. ER-Se-21-Dark DNA encoding:
- a CDS encoding LysR substrate-binding domain-containing protein; the protein is MKLRELESFNAFMTHGSVTGAAQAMNISQPMVSRLLNNFEKSVGFELFTRKRNQLIATSEAQQFHATVLRSLNAFREVETQARAIANDQLGAIRIAAQPIYVDTYLLDVVAKFKQAHPKVSISITDTGLEGMLDMIATRQCDLGIGITLDLQDPDVVITPLAQSRAVCLMPVDHRLAKFETIDIDLLRGEDFVELSIGSPLRTKIDYIFQIAGWPRKIAVEARTIRTISRLVERNVGISVSDPFAALLVDTDKVVARTLTPNIEWDVALFTASRELSAVEKRFLAFLRAELPNLRASGCIV
- a CDS encoding tripartite tricarboxylate transporter permease — protein: MWNELLYAFQEVATLPNFLAMFAGIWGGVIIGAIPGMTGTMAVTLALPFTFYLSPVTSILLLVALYKGSTYGGSISAILIKTPGTASAACTVLDGYPLARAGKGGKALNMALISSCIGDFISNISLFFLAIPLATFALRVGPPEFFMLMAFSLTIVASISGRSLVLGIISACLGLLLATVGEDMYGSFRFALSEDMKSGLGMVPVLIGLFALPELIKMIVFRPEDNAAAMKLGDNRLTLAEFRGSIKSICRGSIIGVILGAIPGIGPSTAAFFSYSEARRTSKNGDKFGEGEIEGIAASESANNGACGATMIPLLALGVPGDVITGVMLGAFMIHGLTPGPLLFQNNLGDVYALFIGILFSSVFLFVAGKATAGAFTKISRIPQTLLLPCILILCVYGIYSIGASPFDVTVLLVMGVVGFAMMLLNIPAAPFLIAFILGPMFEDNMRRSLAISRGDLGVFFQSWISWGFFALTVLFVILTIRREWKKWRDKRDATNASAS
- a CDS encoding tripartite tricarboxylate transporter TctB family protein, with the protein product MNQNRDFYAGLVATVFFAVILFVLIPIYVKVPSFIPGFAPPPDMWPRVVAVIGLVMGVLALVLAFPKMREASRDRVEGFGNRILGNKTHLMRFAGILIVFAAFVYGMPLIGFVPATVLLLGVLFIMTGNFERKFWMIGLAVIFPVLLYLLFTEVTHTPFPKGKLLSANISHLTTLI
- the argE gene encoding acetylornithine deacetylase yields the protein MSKPNMSRLHHAIDLLGKLVAFDTTSKNSNLGLIHFVRDYLAEYGIESTLFHDETGQKANLLATIGPKGVPGIALSGHTDVVPALETTWVSPAFELTERDGKLFGRGSADMKGFSACALAMIPELVKRDLEIPFHLCLSYDEEVGCIGVGSMVDHLAKMDTPPRLAVIGEPTNMKVINGQKGKYSMRVGVTGTAGHSSFAPDHVNAIEYGARAINLIADKAREFEQNGPFDADFTVPHSTMLTTTISGGTATNVTPEYCEFTFEIRHLPDHDAEAVIADLQKTIMDTLDAEMKAKADDTGFTFEKIFSYPGMGDCTDAEAFCYVSNIIPEISGKVSYGSEGGVFEKQGNIPSIICGPGSIEQAHKPNEFIEISQIEECLDFLEALTNQAAAA
- a CDS encoding tripartite tricarboxylate transporter substrate binding protein; the protein is MFHKLKKAAGIAAAILATTSMISTAQADAYPEKAITLVAPYGAGGASDLAARALAETASNYTGGQPVVVVNKTGNGGMNGARFVSEADPDGYTLLLSRVGMALYPAVYTDSPVGWDAYTFLGMLEATPMILAVNANSDIQTIDELIAKIKDSNGATTYAASGPTAIDGFTVQALLSDVGLDPLTASTLVPYKGGSALAAALLGGHVDFLAIAAGSLMPHIEAGKMRPLMVYSPKRMASLPDVPTAKELGYAQAGQVGGWSGLYAPKGLPEDVVAKWTEILGQVATDEQWLDLAEKRGSTSIIGDEDPAAYVKSQFELYNGMAKKFGYIQ